A genomic window from Cardiocondyla obscurior isolate alpha-2009 linkage group LG02, Cobs3.1, whole genome shotgun sequence includes:
- the L(3)72ab gene encoding U5 small nuclear ribonucleoprotein 200 kDa helicase, producing MADAAARQLQYEYKANSNLVLQADVRLIERRSRDEATGEVMSLVGKLDGTRMGDRAQRTRPGKAEERKVKRQKRDEAQYDFTRMKGATLLSEGVDEMVGIVYRPKTQETRQTYEVLLSFIQEALGDQPRDILCGAADEVLAVLKNDRLKEKEKKKETELLLGVLAEERFALLVNLGKKITDFGNDEKNTTNDENIDETYGINVQFEESSEEDDEDVYGEVRENDDEGDEGEEANDDRAIHAENLGGTEEMKKEKPLHPLDIDAYWLQRRLSRIYNDAMVSQARAAEVLAVLKDAADDRECENQLVLLLGYDCFDFIKQLKKYRHTVAYCTMLASSQSESERQKIRNKMNDEPVLAKILRQLDTGKGEDDADETMEARSQRKRREENEDTGGPGGQIQGTRNLIDLEDLIFAQGSHFMANKRCQLPDGSFRKQRKGYEEVHVPALKPKPFAENEKLHPIEQLPKYVQPAFEGFKTLNRIQSRLYQAALESDENLLLCAPTGAGKTNVALLCMMREIGKHINADGTINADEFKVIYVAPMRSLVQEMVGNFRKRLSTYNLTVSELTGDHQLTREQIVATQVIVCTPEKWDIITRKGGEKTFTSLVRLIIIDEIHLLHDERGPVLEALVARTIRNIESTQEDVRLVGLSATLPNYQDVAAFLRIKPETGLFYFDNSFRPVALEQQYIGVTEKKALKRFQVMNEIVYEKTMEHAGRNQVLIFVHSRKETGKTARAIRDMCLEKDTLGQFLREGSASMEVLRTEAEQVKNQELKDLLPYGFAIHHAGMTRVDRTLVEDLFVDRHIQVLVSTATLAWGVNLPAHTVIIKGTQVYNPEKGRWVELGALDVLQMLGRAGRPQYDTKGEGILITNHSELQYYLSLLNQQLPIESQLISKMSDMLNAEVVLGTIQNIRDAGTWLGYTYLYIRMLRCPNLYGISHDKLKQDPLLERHRADLIHSAAIGLDRSGLIKYDRKSGNFQATELGRIASHYYCTHETMSTYNQLLKRTLSEIELFRVFSLSGEFKNINVREEEKLELQKLMERVPIPVKESIEEPSAKVNVLLQAYISQLKLEGFALMSDMVFVTQSASRLMRAIFEIVLFRGWAQLADKCLSICKMIDRRMWQSMSPLRQFRKMPEEIVKKIEKKNFPWERLYDLGPNEIGELIRVPKLGKTIHKYVHQFPKLDLSTHIQPITRSTLRVVLTIAPDFQWDEKVHGMSEAFWILVEDVDSEVILHHEYFLLKAKYAADEHIIKFFVPIFEPLPPQYFLRVVSDRWIGAETQLPVSFRHLILPEKNLPPTELLDLQALPITALRNTKFESIYSDFPQFNPIQTQVFNAIYNSDDNVFVGAPTGSGKTTIAEFAVLRLLTQNPEGRCVYMVSKEALAELVYADWAAKFGQQLGRKVVTLSGETGTDLKLLAKGQIIITTADKWDVLSRRWKQRKNVQNIQLFIVDELQLIGGEEGPVLEVACSRARYISSQLDKPTRIIALSASLADAKDAAQWLGAPAAATFNFHPSVRPVPLELHVQGINVTHNASRLAAMAKPVYNAILRHAAHKPVIVFVPTRRQARLTAIDLLTFTAAEGQPSRFFNAEEADIKPFLDRMTDKTLKETLSQGVAYLHEGLSTDDRRLVEQLFDSGAIQVAVATRDLCWGLSINSHLVVVMDTQCYNGKTHAYEDYPITDVLQMVARANRPLEDEDAKCVLLCQSSKKDFFKKFLNEPLPVESHLDRRLHDHFNAEIVTKTIENKQDAVDYLTWTFLYRRLTQNPNYYGLQGVTHRHLSDHLSELVESTLTDLEQAKCVAVEDEMDTLPLNLGMIAAYYYINYATIELFSLSLNNKTKIRGLLEIISAAAEYESVPVRQREENLLRSLAARLPHAPQAVRMADPHVKAQLLLQAHLSRIQLGPELQKDTELVLGKAVRLIQACVDVLSSSGWLAPAVAAMELAQMVTQAMWSKDSYLKQLPHFTMETIKRCTDKGVETVFDVMELEDDDRNRLLQLTDAQMADVAKFCNRYPNIEMSYEVQDKDKLHSGGTVNVIVQLEREDEVIGPVVAPFFPQKREEGWWVVIGDPKSNSLLSIKRLTLQQKAKIKLDFVAPAPGQHSYTLYFMSDAYLGCDQEYKFTINVGEYESDASSASDSD from the exons ATGGCGGATGCTGCTGCGCGTCAGCTACAATACGAATATAAAGCG AACTCCAATCTTGTTTTACAAGCTGACGTCCGGTTAATAGAAAGACGCAGTCGAGATGAAGCTACCGGCGAAGTTATGTCCCTTGTGGGAAAGCTGGATGGTACACGTATGGGCGACCGGGCGCAACGTACCAGACCTGGCAAGGCAGAGGAGAGAAAAGTCAA ACGACAAAAACGTGACGAAGCTCAATATGATTTTACACGAATGAAAGGAGCAACTCTACTGTCTGAGGGTGTAGATGAAATGGTTGGTATTGTATATCGTCCAAAAACACAAGAAACTCGTCAGACTTATGAAGTATTGCTCAGTTTCATACAAGAAGCTTTGGGTGATCAACCGCGCGATATCCTTTGTGGTGCAGCTGATGAAGTATTGGCTGTGTTAAAAAATGATCgacttaaagaaaaagaaaagaagaaagaaactGAACTTTTACTTGGTGTACTAGCAGAGGAAAGATTTGCTTTGCTTGTAaatcttggaaaaaaaatcactgATTTTGGCAAtgatgaaaaaaatacaacaaatgatgaaaatattgacgaaacaTACGGGATTAATGTACAGTTTGAGGAAAGTAGCGAGGAAGACGATGAAGACGTTTACGGAGAGGTTCGAGAAAATGATGATGAAGGGGATGAAGGTGAAGAGGCTAACGACGATAGAGCTATTCATgcagaaaat ttaGGTGGAACagaagaaatgaaaaaagaaaaaccattACATCCATTAGATATAGACGCGTATTGGTTGCAAAGAAGATTAAGTAGAATATATAATGATGCAATGGTATCACAAGCGAGAGCTGCCGAAGTATTAGCAGTTTTGAAAGATGCTGCAGACGATCGTGAATGCGAAAATCAGCTTGTACTTTTATTAGGCTATGACTGTTTTGACTTTATTAAACAACTTAAAAAGTACAGACACACag ttGCATATTGTACAATGTTAGCCTCATCTCAGTCTGAAtcagaaagacaaaaaatccGTAACAAGATGAACGATGAGCCCGTTCTCGCGAAAATCTTACGGCAATTAGATACGGGTAAAGGTGAAGATGACGCCGATGAGACAATGGAAGCGAGATCGCAACGCAAAAGACGCGAAGAGAATGAAGACACGGGAGGGCCTGGAGGACAAATTCAAGGAACAAGAAATTTGATAGATTTGGAAGATTTGATATTTGCTCAGGGAAGCCACTTTATGGCAAATAAACGTTGTCAGTTACCAGATGGAAGTTTTCGAAAACAGCGAAAAGG ATATGAAGAAGTTCATGTTCCCGCTTTGAAACCAAAACCGTTCGCGGAAAATGAGAAACTGCATCCGATCGAACAATTGCCCAAGTATGTGCAACCTGCTTTTGAAGGATTCAAGACGCTAAATCGTATACAAAGTCGCTTATATCAGGCGGCGCTGGAGAGTGACGAAAATCTACTGCTGTGCGCTCCAACAGGAGCCGGTAAAACCAACGTAGCTTTATTGTGCATGATGCGGGAGATTGGAAAACACATAAATGCCGATGGTACAATCAATGCAGatgaatttaaagtaatttatgtCGCCCCGATGCGTTCGTTAGTACAAGAAATGGTCGGAAATTTCCGTAAACGATTGTcaacatataatttaactgTGTCTGAATTGACGGGTGATCATCAATTAACGCGAGAACAAATTGTTGCTACTCAAGTAATAGTTTGCACACCGGAAAAATGGGATATTATAACGAGAAAGGGTGGCGAAAAAACGTTTACGTCGTTAGTACGATTGATTATTATTGACGAGATTCACTTATTGCACGATGAGAGAGGTCCTGTTTTAGAGGCGTTGGTAGCAAGAACAATACGAAATATTGAAAGTACTCAAGAAGATGTGCGCCTTGTTGGTTTGTCGGCCACGTTACCGAATTATCAAGATGTCGCAGCATTTTTGCGCATTAAACCGGAAACAGGATTGTTTTATTTCGACAACAGTTTCAGACCCGTCGCTTTAGAACAGCAATATATCGGTGTCACTGAGAAAAAAGCATTGAAACGCTTCCAGGTGATGAACGAAATTGTATACGAGAAAACCATGGAACACGCCGGTAGGAATCAAGTATTGATATTTGTACACTCGCGTAAAGAAACTGGAAAAACAGCACGTGCTATTCGAGACATGTGCCTAGAAAAGGATACCTTGGGTCAATTTCTTAGAGAAGGTTCTGCGTCGATGGAGGTTTTGAGAACAGAGGCGGAGCAAGTGAAAAATCAAGAGCTTAAGGATCTGCTGCCATACGGTTTTGCTATTCATCACGCCGGTATGACTCGCGTCGATCGTACATTAGTAGAAGATCTTTTTGTCGATAGGCATATACAAGTTCTTGTGTCTACGGCGACTTTAGCCTGGGGCGTCAATTTGCCTGCTCATACAGTTATTATCAAAGGTACTCAAGTATATAATCCAGAAAAAGGCAGATGGGTCGAGCTGGGCGCGTTAGACGTGCTGCAAATGTTAGGACGAGCCGGCCGACCGCAATATGATACGAAAGGAGAAGGTATTCTTATCACGAATCACAGcgaattacaatattatttgtCACTCTTAAATCAGCAACTACCTATCGAATCTCAATTAATCAGTAAAATGTCCGACATGCTGAACGCGGAGGTGGTGCTAGGTACGATTCAAAATATCAGAGACGCAGGCACTTGGCTTGGCTATACTTACCTTTATATCAGAATGCTTCGCTGTCCAAATCTATATGGAATAAGTCATGACAAATTGAAACAAGATCCTTTACTGGAGCGGCACAGAGCTGACTTAATTCACTCGGCAGCAATTGGATTAGATCGCAGCGGCTTGATAAAGTACGATCGCAAGTCCGGTAATTTTCAGGCAACCGAATTAGGTAGAATTGCATCTCATTATTACTGCACTCATGAAACAATGTCTACATATAACCAATTGTTAAAACGCACGTTGAGCGAGATAGAATTATTCCGAGTGTTCTCATTATCAggtgaatttaaaaatataaacgtaagagaggaagagaagctGGAGCTCCAAAAATTAATGGAGAGAGTACCGATACCAGTAAAAGAAAGTATTGAAGAACCGAGCGCGAAAGTAAACGTATTGTTACAAGCGTATATTTCACAGCTGAAACTCGAGGGATTCGCTCTTATGTCCGATATGGTGTTTGTGACGCAATCTGCTTCTCGCCTTATGAGAGCTATCTTTGAAATAGTTTTATTCCGTGGCTGGGCACAATTGGCGGATAAATGCTTATCCATTTGCAAGATGATCGATCGTAGAATGTGGCAATCGATGTCACCGCTTAGACAGTTTCGCAAAATGCCGGAAGAAATTGTGAAgaaaatcgagaagaaaaatttccCGTGGGAGAGGCTTTACGATCTTGGGCCAAATGAAATCGGCGAGTTAATTCGCGTGCCAAAGCTAGGAAAAACTATTCACAAATACGTTCATCAATTTCCAAAATTGGATTTATCGACTCATATTCAGCCGATCACACGTTCTACTTTAAGAGTTGTACTAACTATCGCACCTGATTTTCAGTGGGACGAAAAAGTTCACGGTATGTCGGAAGCATTTTGGATCTTGGTCGAGGATGTGGATTCGGAAGTGATATTACATCACGAATACTTTTTATTGAAAGCTAAATACGCAGCCGATGAacacataattaaattcttcgtTCCAATTTTTGAGCCCTTGCCACCACAATACTTTTTACGGGTGGTGTCCGATCGATGGATCGGCGCGGAGACGCAATTGCCCGTTAGTTTTCGACATTTAATATTGCCTGAGAAGAATTTACCACCCACGGAATTGCTAGATTTACAGGCGCTGCCGATCACGGCGTTACGAAATACTAAATTTGAGAGTATTTATTCCGATTTTCCGCAATTTAATCCGATTCAGACGCAAGTATTTAACGCAATTTATAATTCCGACGATAATGTATTTGTTGGAGCACCGACGGGTTCAGGGAAAACAACCATAGCGGAATTTGCGGTGCTAAGATTACTAACGCAGAATCCGGAAGGACGGTGCGTATATATGGTGAGTAAAGAAGCTCTAGCTGAACTGGTATACGCCGACTGGGCGGCAAAATTTGGCCAACAACTGGGAAGGAAAGTTGTCACGTTGAGCGGTGAAACGGGAACAGATTTAAAGCTACTGGCTAAAGGACAGATTATTATTACCACAGCGGACAAATGGGATGTATTATCACGTAGATGGAAACAACGAAAGAACGTGCAAAATATTCAGCTGTTTATCGTCGATGAACTGCAATTGATCGGCGGTGAAGAAGGTCCTGTGTTAGAAGTCGCTTGTTCTCGAGCGCGTTACATTTCTTCGCAGCTCGACAAACCCACTAGAATAATAGCGTTATCAGCCTCGCTAGCTGATGCTAAGGACGCCGCACAGTGGTTGGGTGCACCGGCAGCGgcaacttttaattttcatccTTCTGTGCGACCAGTGCCATTAGAATTGCACGTGCAAGGTATAAACGTTACTCATAACGCATCGCGATTAGCTGCCATGGCAAAACCAGTGTACAATGCGATTCTTCGGCATGCTGCGCACAAACCTGTGATTGTATTCGTACCTACGCGTCGGCAGGCGAGATTAACGGCCATTGACTTACTTACATTTACAGCAGCTGAAGGTCAACCGTCGAGATTTTTCAACGCAGAAGAGGCCGACATTAAACCATTTCTCGATCGAATGACTGATAAAACGTTGAAAGAAACCTTGTCGCAAGGCGTAGCTTACCTTCACGAAGGTTTGTCGACCGACGATCGCCGTTTAGTTGAGCAACTATTTGACAGTGGAGCTATACAAGTGGCAGTTGCTACCAGAGATCTCTGCTGGGGTTTATCAATTAATTCTCATCTCGTTGTGGTCATGGACACCCAGTGTTATAACGGCAAGACGCACGCCTACGAAGATTATCCGATCACGGACGTGTTGCAGATGGTAGCGCGAGCTAATCGGCCCTTAGAAGACGAAGACGCCAAGTGCGTACTTTTATGTCAAAGCtcgaaaaaagatttttttaagaaatttttgaacgaGCCGTTACCAGTTGAGAGCCACTTGGATCGTCGATTGCACGATCACTTTAACGCGGAAATTGTAACAAAAACTATTGAAAACAAACAAGATGCTGTAGATTATCTCACATGGACTTTCTTATACCGACGACTTACTCAGAATCCTAATTACTATGGCCTGCAAGGCGTCACACACAGGCATCTCTCGGATCATCTGTCCGAGCTGGTTGAGAGCACGTTAACCGATCTGGAACAAGCTAAATGTGTCGCTGTAGAAGATGAAATGGATACTCTTCCGCTCAATCTGGGAATGATCGCCGCCTATTACTATATTAATTACGCCACCATTGAATTATTTAGTTTATCTCTCAACAATAAAACAAAGATTAGAGGTTtgttagaaattatttcagcGGCTGCAGAGTACGAAAGCGTTCCAGTACGGCAAAGAGAAGAGAATTTATTGAGAAGTTTGGCTGCTCGTTTACCTCACGCGCCGCAAGCCGTTAGAATGGCAGATCCTCACGTGAAAGCACAACTTCTTTTACAGGCTCATTTGTCAAGAATACAGCTAGGCCCGGAATTACAAAAAGACACCGAATTAGTCCTGGGCAAAGCTGTGAGATTGATACAAGCTTGCGTCGACGTACTGAGTTCTTCCGGATGGTTGGCACCTGCTGTCGCTGCTATGGAACTCGCGCAAATGGTAACGCAAGCGATGTGGTCCAAAGATTCTTATTTGAAGCAACTACCGCATTTCACAATGGAAACTATCAAACGTTGCACCGACAAAGGCGTAGAAACTGTGTTCGACGTGATGGAGCTCGAGGATGACGATCGAAATCGGCTGCTACAGTTAACAGACGCGCAGATGGCAGACGTCGCAAAATTCTGCAATAGATATCCCAACATCGAAATGTCATACGAAGTAcaagataaagataaattgcatAGCGGTGGTACGGTAAATGTGATTGTACAATTGGAACGAGAAGACGAAGTAATCGGGCCGGTAGTTGCTCCATTCTTCCCGCAAAAACGTGAAGAAGGCTGGTGGGTAGTAATCGGTGATCCAAAGAGCAATTCTTTGCTCTCTATCAAGCGCTTAACGTTACAACAAAAAGCAAAGATCAAATTGGACTTTGTTGCTCCTGCACCTGGTCAGCACTCGTATACTTTGTATTTTATGAGCGACGCTTATCTAGGTTGCGATCAAGAATACAAGTTCACTATTAACGTTGGAGAATACGAATCGGATGCTAGTTCAGCTTCTGAttctgattaa
- the Rpn9 gene encoding 26S proteasome non-ATPase regulatory subunit 13 has product MAATVAVKDVNTFLSQKQNVADKELAAEWAQLEELYSKRLWHQLTLKLETFVKNPVLQQGDNLVQLYVNFLSTFENKINPLSLVEILAHVIQQFQDKQEAIKFLEKTETKVQSNNEAIALCKVLKGQILLDKLNNQEQAKKIIEEVEAMLDNADGVTTVHGRFYLLASRLYRLQGKHAEYYRTALRYLGCIELSSLTRQEQEQHAFFLGLAALLGEGVYNLGELLAHPVLESLKGTPNNWLVDLLQAFNAGDIVALERLKPQWSKVADLAAQELKLRQKISLLCLMEMTFKRQANNRQLTFTEISQETRLPLGEVELLVMKALAQGLVRGAIDQVAGTVNMTWVQPRVLDRSQIAGMVQRLDGWCKDVSSMEKLLESRASEILTL; this is encoded by the exons ATGGCGGCGACCGTGGCGGTGAAGGATGTTAACACTTTTCTCAGTCAAAAGCAAAATGTTGCCGATAAGGAGCTGGCCGCAGAATGGGCGCAACTCGAGGAATTGTACAGCAAAcg GCTTTGGCATCAGTTGACACTAAAGCTGGAGACGTTTGTGAAGAACCCAGTGCTTCAACAGGGGGATAATCTTGTGCAACTCTATGTTAATTTCCTCTCAACCTTTGAAAACAA aattaatccATTGTCATTGGTGGAAATACTGGCACATGTGATACAACAGTTCCAAGATAAGCAAGAGGCAATTAAATTTCTGGAGAAAACAGAAACTAAAGTCCAGAGCAACAATGAAGCTATTGCTCTTTGTAAGGTTCTCAAGGGACAAATTCTGTTGGATAAACTGAATAATCAGGAGCAAGCAAAGAAAATCATAGAGGAAGTAGAAGCTATGCTAGATAATGCTGATGGTGTTACAACAGTTCATGGACGTTTTTACCTTCTTGCTAGCCGATTGTATAGATTACAAGGCAAACATGCAGAATATTACCGCACAGCATTAAg atatcTAGGTTGCATCGAATTGAGCAGCTTGACTAGGCAGGAACAAGAGCAACATGCTTTCTTTCTTGGACTTGCAGCTCTCTTAGGTGAAGGCGTTTATAATCTTGGAGAATTACTAGCACATCCAGTGTTGGAATCATTAAAAGGTACACCAAACAACTGGCTTGTTGATTTATTACAAGCCTTCAATGCTGGTGATATTGTTGCATTGGAAAGGTTAAAACCACAGTGGAGCAAAGTAGCTGATTTAGCAGcacaagaattaaaattgagaCAAAAGATTTCACTTCTATGTCTTATGGAAATGACTTTTAAGCGACAGGCAAACAATCG acaaTTAACATTCACGGAAATCTCTCAGGAGACGCGTCTACCTCTTGGCGAAGTGGAATTGCTAGTGATGAAAGCTCTTGCCCAAGGTCTTGTGCGAGGAGCCATAGATCAAGTAGCAGGTACTGTCAATATGACTTGGGTACAACCGCGCGTTCTAGATCGCAGTCAGATTGCGGGGATGGTACAACGCCTTGATGGATGGTGCAAAGATGTTAGCTCGATGGAAAAACTCTTGGAATCAAGAGCTTCTGAAATTCTCACTCTCTGA
- the LOC139113240 gene encoding choline/ethanolamine kinase isoform X1, with protein MGVEDKMSEKNPEMRETAARICRDYLHGVWKHITAENIILKRVSGGLSNWLYNVQLPEGTVPIRGEPRQVLLRLYGQVHGERALEGLITESVIFTLLSERKLGPKLHGVFPGGRIEEYIPARPLLTKELADSTLSLLIAEKMGQIHTMQIPISKEPTWIWDTMKNWLITTTDILENTEDIDSRHLKHVNAIKCIDLEQEISWLRTIITQQKHPVTFCHNDMQEGNILLLQNTRKPKLVLIDFEYCSYNYRGFDIANHFAEWQYDYTAPEYPFFHERPAAGPTKEQKLNFIRAYLRTLGKEGSLEEERVMMEVRVFSLASNLFWGLWSIVNAKLSQIPFGYWDYAASRLKNYMYLKEKFVTSGPPILDGNLKRKSLDID; from the exons ATGGGCGTCGAAGACAAG aTGTCGGAGAAGAACCCCGAGATGAGGGAAACTGCTGCAAGAATCTGTCGAGATTACTTGCACGGCGTGTGGAAGCACATTACAGCTGAGAATATTATTCTTAAGCGCGTTAG tggTGGTCTAAGTAATTGGCTGTATAATGTCCAGCTTCCCGAAGGGACAGTTCCGATCAGAGGAGAGCCTCGTCAGGTTTTGTTGCGCCTTTATGGACAGGTGCATGGAGAAAGAGCTTTAGAGGGACTTATCACAGAGTCGGTGATATTTACTTTACTCTCTGAGAGAAAGCTTGGTCCTAAATTACATGGAGTATTCCCTGGCGGCCGTATAGAGGAATATATACCGGCTCGACCTTTGTTGACAAAGGAACTGGCAGATTCGACTTTGAGTCTACTAATTGCAGAGAAAATGGGACAGATACACACAATGCAGATACCGATTAGCAAAGAGCCAACGTGGATATGGGATACAATGAAAAACTGGCTTATTACAACGACAGATATTCTTGAAAATACTGAAGACATTGACAGTCGACATTTGAAACATGTTAATGCGATAAAATGCATAGATTTGGAGCAAGAAATTAGTTGGCTCAG GACAATTATAACGCAACAGAAACATCCAGTTACATTCTGTCACAATGATATGCAAGAAGGAAATATACTCTTACTTCAAAATACGCGAAAGCCCAAGTTAGTACTTATAGACTTCGAATATTGTTCCTACAACTATCGAGGATTTGATATCGCCAATCATTTCGCGGAATGGCAGTACGACTACACAGCGCCAGAATATCCTTTCTTTCACGAACGTCCGGCCGCTGGTCCCACAAAGGAGCAAAAG ctCAATTTCATAAGAGCCTACCTGAGAACATTGGGAAAAGAAGGATCTCTGGAGGAAGAACGCGTCATGATGGAAGTAAGAGTATTTTCACTTGCTAGCAATTTATTCTGGGGTCTTTGGAGCATCGTAAACGCGAAACTTTCACAAATACCATTTGGCTATTGG GATTATGCTGCCTCCagattaaagaattatatgtatctaaaagaaaaatttgttacttCTGGACCACCAATTTTGGATGGCAACCTAAAGAGGAAATCTTTGGATATAGATTGA
- the LOC139113240 gene encoding choline/ethanolamine kinase isoform X2 → MSEKNPEMRETAARICRDYLHGVWKHITAENIILKRVSGGLSNWLYNVQLPEGTVPIRGEPRQVLLRLYGQVHGERALEGLITESVIFTLLSERKLGPKLHGVFPGGRIEEYIPARPLLTKELADSTLSLLIAEKMGQIHTMQIPISKEPTWIWDTMKNWLITTTDILENTEDIDSRHLKHVNAIKCIDLEQEISWLRTIITQQKHPVTFCHNDMQEGNILLLQNTRKPKLVLIDFEYCSYNYRGFDIANHFAEWQYDYTAPEYPFFHERPAAGPTKEQKLNFIRAYLRTLGKEGSLEEERVMMEVRVFSLASNLFWGLWSIVNAKLSQIPFGYWDYAASRLKNYMYLKEKFVTSGPPILDGNLKRKSLDID, encoded by the exons aTGTCGGAGAAGAACCCCGAGATGAGGGAAACTGCTGCAAGAATCTGTCGAGATTACTTGCACGGCGTGTGGAAGCACATTACAGCTGAGAATATTATTCTTAAGCGCGTTAG tggTGGTCTAAGTAATTGGCTGTATAATGTCCAGCTTCCCGAAGGGACAGTTCCGATCAGAGGAGAGCCTCGTCAGGTTTTGTTGCGCCTTTATGGACAGGTGCATGGAGAAAGAGCTTTAGAGGGACTTATCACAGAGTCGGTGATATTTACTTTACTCTCTGAGAGAAAGCTTGGTCCTAAATTACATGGAGTATTCCCTGGCGGCCGTATAGAGGAATATATACCGGCTCGACCTTTGTTGACAAAGGAACTGGCAGATTCGACTTTGAGTCTACTAATTGCAGAGAAAATGGGACAGATACACACAATGCAGATACCGATTAGCAAAGAGCCAACGTGGATATGGGATACAATGAAAAACTGGCTTATTACAACGACAGATATTCTTGAAAATACTGAAGACATTGACAGTCGACATTTGAAACATGTTAATGCGATAAAATGCATAGATTTGGAGCAAGAAATTAGTTGGCTCAG GACAATTATAACGCAACAGAAACATCCAGTTACATTCTGTCACAATGATATGCAAGAAGGAAATATACTCTTACTTCAAAATACGCGAAAGCCCAAGTTAGTACTTATAGACTTCGAATATTGTTCCTACAACTATCGAGGATTTGATATCGCCAATCATTTCGCGGAATGGCAGTACGACTACACAGCGCCAGAATATCCTTTCTTTCACGAACGTCCGGCCGCTGGTCCCACAAAGGAGCAAAAG ctCAATTTCATAAGAGCCTACCTGAGAACATTGGGAAAAGAAGGATCTCTGGAGGAAGAACGCGTCATGATGGAAGTAAGAGTATTTTCACTTGCTAGCAATTTATTCTGGGGTCTTTGGAGCATCGTAAACGCGAAACTTTCACAAATACCATTTGGCTATTGG GATTATGCTGCCTCCagattaaagaattatatgtatctaaaagaaaaatttgttacttCTGGACCACCAATTTTGGATGGCAACCTAAAGAGGAAATCTTTGGATATAGATTGA
- the LOC139113241 gene encoding zinc finger HIT domain-containing protein 2, with protein MADSPSTSATANTCGLCNKRERLYTCPRCGINYCGAECYKSDAHTDCSESFYRQCVEDELKSQENDPAARQKMIDILKRVHETDMENDMLQENSDKKSTSSEDYSLDSDDETELLDLKTRLENVNFEDPNDLWLALSEAERQEFEALLKNGEVENLLPKWVPWWTYHVEKKLVQPIEEDAYNNLKHPALIDVPLFNELQKASPCVYFNVTNVIHAYAYIALYYIGDYLDCAEEATLIFFTICGNMKNNDVYENADSAIESVIKNIKSVEWLPDDNQILAALKEAGASILQGPGDEKKTVYTSAALSELHRLLTKAKKEISTSKTRNQEFIKRFLQSQSGNPILSKKNILLCLKKLEYYLSWMKSIGTKMP; from the exons ATGGCGGATTCTCCAAGCACAAGTGCGACTGCTAATACTTGTGGATT GTGCAACAAGCGTGAGCGTTTGTATACTTGCCCACGATGCGGCATAAATTATTGTGGGGCAGAGTGTTACAAGTCAGATGCACACACAGATTGCTCTGAAAGTTTCTACAGACAGTGTGTTGAGGATGAGTTGAAATCTCAAGAGAATGATCCAGCTGCAAGGCAAAAAATGATAGACATCCTTAAGAGAGTACATGAAACAGATATGGAAAATGATATGTTACAAGAGAATTCAGATAAAAAGAGCACCAGTAGTGAGGATTATTCATTGGATTCAGATGATGAAACAGAG cttCTTGACTTAAAAACAAGATtggaaaatgttaattttgaaGATCCAAATGATCTCTGGTTAGCTTTATCTGAGGCAGAGAGACAAGAATTTGAAGCACTCTTAAAAAATGGAGaagttgaaaatttattacccAAATGGGTACCATGGTGGACCTAtcatgtagaaaaaaaattagttcaACCCATTGAAGAGGATGCTTACAACAATTTGAAACATCCTGCTTTAATAGATGTACCATTATTCAATGAATTGCAG AAAGCATCCCCTtgtgtatattttaatgtgACAAATGTGATACATGCTTATGCATATATTGCTCTTTATTATATTGGAGATTATTTGGATTGTGCAGAGGAAGCaaccttaattttttttactatctgtggaaacatgaaaaataatgatGTCTATGAAAATGCAGACTCAGCAATTGAAtccgttataaaaaatataaaaagt GTTGAATGGTTGCCAGATGATAACCAAATTTTGGCAGCATTAAAAGAAGCCGGTGCTTCAATCTTGCAAGGACCAGGTGATGAAAAGAAAACTGTCTATACATCCGCAGCACTTTCCGAACTCCATCGATTGTTGACAAAggcaaagaaagaaatttcaaCCTCCAAAACTCGCAATCAAGAATTTATAAAGAGATTTTTGCAGAGCCAAAGTGGCAATCCAATTCTGTcaaaaaagaatattcttttGTGCTTGAAgaaattagaatattatttatcgtgGATGAAAAGTATTGGAACAAAAATGCCGTAA